One stretch of Podospora pseudoanserina strain CBS 124.78 chromosome 4, whole genome shotgun sequence DNA includes these proteins:
- a CDS encoding hypothetical protein (EggNog:ENOG503NUY9; COG:U), producing the protein MHTEQQQHLPIMGDPEMEQTDETTSLLTTQQKPGYVTFPESHHEDSWRPSAGFWWIETALWANVFLSGFDGTITASTYAAISSDFGAANNAAWLTTSYLITSTAFQPLYGRFSDMFGRRICFFISTLTFMIGCFGCSMAQTILTLDIMRAVTGFGGGGLITMATVINSDMIPFKQRGMYQAMQNILVGFGAVLGASLGGSITQAIGWRWCFLLQVPVSFFALVVGYFVLENPACMVPQLIPLSTTQRVRSAIKRLDLSGSLFLVGGLLLQLLGLTLGGNEYPWASFPVISSLVGSTVLLFLFVEVEANTKAIPMIPLRMLKGWQPIAVQLTNIFSGMASYAYMFMVPLYFQAVRGDSPSAAGLRLMIPALATPVGGVVAGWSMQRGIKLSYNVRLGTAMMLIGNLLALSMGTTGARWKEFFYLIPANLGLGLTNPSVLFSFISFWEHREQAVATSTVYLIRSMGTIYGVTVTAAIVQNMLLAGLPDALGDNASEELVERLRKSLFAIGELSPTQQLAVRALYCDALKIAFAASSSFALLAFAFSWAHRTGSMQKKA; encoded by the exons ATGCACactgaacaacaacaacacctacCCATCATGGGCGACCCCGAGATGGAACAGACAGATGAGACAACATCTCTCCTCACCACACAACAGAAGCCAGGATATGTGACATTTCCAGAATCCCACCATGAAGACTCATGGCGGCCTTCCGCGGGCTTCTGGTGGATCGAGACAG CTCTATGGGCAAATGTCTTTCTCTCTGGCTTCGATGGGACTATCACCGCCTCAACATATGCCGCCATCAGCTCCGACTTCGGTGCAGCCAACAATGCCGCCTGGCTAACGACTTCGTACCTCATCACCAGTACAGCATTCCAGCCTCTCTACGGCCGCTTCTCTGATATGTTTGGGCGGCGAATCtgcttcttcatctccaccctgACCTTCATGATTGGGTGTTTTGGCTGTTCCATGGCGCAGACAATCTTGACACTAGATATCATGAGGGCTGTGACAGgctttggcggcggtgggctgATCACAATGG CAACTGTCATCAACTCCGACATGATCCCCTTCAAACAGCGCGGCATGTACCAGGCCATGCAAAATATCCTCGTTGGTTTTGGCGCAGTCTTGGGCGCTTCGCTCGGAGGCTCGATCACTCAAGCCATTGGCTGGAGATGGTGCTTTCTGCTGCAGGTTCCAGTCTCTTTCTTCGCCCTCGTGGTGGGTTATTTCGTGTTGGAGAATCCTGCCTGCATGGTTCCTCAACTAATCCctctctccaccacacaACGTGTTCGCTCGGCGATCAAAAGGCTGGATTTGTCGGGCTCGCTGTTTCTCGTGGGTGGactgctcctccagcttctgggCTTGACGCTTGGCGGCAACGAGTACCCATGGGCTAGCTTTCCGGTAATCTCTTCGCTGGTCGGAAGTACCGTACTATTGTTCCTGTTCGTGGAAGTCGaagccaacaccaaggccaTCCCCATGATCCCACTTCGCATGTTGAAAGGTTGGCAGCCGATCGCGGTTCAACTGACCAACATATTCTCCGGCATGGCCTCGTATGCT TACATGTTTATGGTCCCATTGTATTTCCAGGCTGTTCGTGGTGATTCTCCATCGGCGGCCGGTCTCCGGCTTATGATCCCGGCACTCGCGACCCCAgttggaggtgttgttgcCGGGTGGTCGATGCAGCGCGGTATTAAGCTCTCGTACAACGTTCGGCTGGGCACGGCCATGATGCTCATCGGGAATCTTCTTGCGCTGTCGATGGGCACGACGGGGGCTCGGTGGAAGGAGTTCTTCTACTTGATACCTGCTAATCTCGGTCTTGGTCTGACCAACCCCAGCGTTCTGTTTAGCTTCATCTCTTTCTGGGAGCACAGAG AACAAGCTGTTGCCACCTCTACGGTGTATCTGATTCGGTCCATGGGGACCATTTATGGCGTGACTGTCACGGCTGCCATCGTCCAGAACATGTTGTTGGCGGGCCTTCCTGATGCTCTTGGTGACAACGCCAGTGAAGAG CTGGTTGAGAGGCTGCGCAAGTCGCTGTTCGCTATTGGGGAGCTGTCACCCACCCAACAGCTGGCCGTCAGGGCATTGTACTGTGACGCCCTGAAAATAGCCTTTGCGGCTTCAAGCAGCTTCGCGTTGCTCGCGTTTGCCTTTTCGTGGGCGCATAGAACGGGATCGATGCAGAAAAAGGCGTAA
- a CDS encoding hypothetical protein (COG:E; EggNog:ENOG503P0PX), whose product MTKTLVTGPHGPPDISYNLDYDNYLARTQRRLQTEKLPKDLPSGFPQQIQNNLVWDGKDLAEKYDWNYTLTTDDLTEIESALRHFKAQNLGLGFINQDTFPLPNLHKTLRDISKEIHMGHGFKVIRGVPVASHTREENIIMYAGISCHIAPVRGRQSFLDTGVDVALAHVKDMTSVVDGIKIGAPAYTNVKQAFHTDIGDVVALLCLAEGVGGGESYLSSSWKVYNELAATRPDLIHTLSEYWAADTFGKIDIPYWHAPLLYHEPAKDTTPERVILHYSRRTFTGYLGLPRSANIPPLTEAQAEALDALHFTAEKYALSLDFRQGDIQYINNFGLFHGRASFQDSKEKQRHLIRIWLRDPEYAWEIPEPLRNKWDRVYKDVKPENTVFPLEPPIATGSDNNPGRKGLVAKGWHRLVQASQRMLVPS is encoded by the exons ATGACGAAAACACTTGTAACTGGACCTCATGGTCCGCCAGATATCAGCTACAACCTCGACTACGACAATTACCTTGCTAGAACCCAGCGTCGATTGCAGACCGAAAAATTACCAAAAGACCTGCCAAGTGGCTTTCCACAGCAAATTCAAAATAATCTTGTctgggatgggaaagacCTTGCTGAGAAGTACGACTGGAACTACACCTTGACGACCGATGACCTGACCGAGATCGAATCAGCTCTCCGGCATTTCAAAGCTCAGAACCTGGGACTCGGATTCATCAACCAAGACACCTTCCCGCTTCCCAATCTCCACAAGACTCTACGAGACATCTCCAAGGAGATACACATGGGCCACGGGTTCAAAGTGATCCGCGGTGTTCCTGTGGCGAGCCACACTCGAGAAGAAAACATCATCATGTACGCCGGGATCTCCTGTCACATTGCACCTGTCCGTGGTCGACAATCCTTTCTGGATACCGGAGTTGATGTTGCTCTGGCCCACGTGAAAGACATGACCTCAGTGGTAGATGGCATCAAGATCGGAGCTCCAGCCTACACCAATGTTAAACAAGCCTTTCATACAGATATTGGTGACGTTGTTGCATTGCTTTGCCTCgctgagggtgttggaggaggggagagctACTTGTCGAGCAGCTGGAAGGTGTACAATGAGCTGGCTGCCACTCGGCCCGATCTTATCCACACGCTGTCAGAATACTGGGCAGCGGATAC ATTCGGCAAGATAGACATCCCTTACTGGCATGCTCCGTTACTGTACCACGAGCCGGCCAAAGATACCACCCCAGAACGTGTGATTCTCCATTATTCACGACGAACCTTTACCGGCTACTTGGGCCTCCCTCGCTCAGCCAACATCCCACCCCTCACCGAAGCACAAGCCGAGGCTTTGGATGCGCTGCACTTCACAGCGGAGAAGTATGCGCTCTCTCTTGACTTTCGCCAGGGAGACATCCAGTACATCAACAATTTCGGCTTGTTTCACGGCCGTGCAAGCTTTCAGGATTCTAAAGAGAAACA ACGTCATCTGATTCGGATCTGGCTCCGTGATCCAGAGTATGCTTGGGAGATACCTGAACCTCTGAGGAACAAGTGGGATAGAGTGTACAAGGACGTCAAGCCTGAAAATACCGTCTTTCCTCTTGAGCCACCGATTGCGACCGGCAGTGATAATAATCCAGGTAGGAAGGGTCTGGTAGCAAAAGGGTGGCATAGACTTGTCCAAGCAAGTCAGCGCATGTTGGTTCCCTCGTGA
- a CDS encoding hypothetical protein (COG:S; EggNog:ENOG503PC2H), with the protein MSTRCPLCTELSIQHLFELTKQEVDFHDFPSSAYYKHHKSFNDLEQSALNGCDLCQLIIHAFKQNPVEEDQYFGLSSQDETMSMYEKAKSLEQSDVKVALTSTYPYRDNSSSITIMDTLAVQVGGFMNIDYGDDDVIQLHYEIPVMPLRLVVPPDQPITLKNVRIGISKLDSDLGSQENFEIARSWLQKCQQCHRCCQDNKVPTLPTRVVDVGTPDNDFITLRVVHSHGSQAPFVALSHCWGGRIEPVLTTKTLDTFTTSLPFDSLPANFRDAITITRKLGIQYLWIDSLCIMQDSRQDWEVESKKMAQIYGSSTFTISAFVAERSTAGILNPAPTAGPPPISVPLTMLSEQGEARKLKLEWRHPNDREDLRRLDMACVLNSRGWTFQEFLLSRRHLIYGRHQIYWRCRACQESAEAGILPEGDKRAHSVFDDITAVLDASNASDLSAKSLKREDLFREYYSLVGEYSNRTLTFGSDKLPALSGITQRLHASLGARYLAGLWSSDIRNGLLWKEETQIARHVQPYRAPSWSWAVTDDTIQWDGYTTDYGQGPYDLELVEANVEPKNPSNPFGEIMDARLVLRGRTKKLYRSEQVFPKSYFPGPNHEPSIGDGSWDEPVDGCSRRRNLDVTTALLYIHDVDDVGDDAILSVWRQYDWVEATIEETEIQPACFDQKNEYLALLVRISSKENPFKKDGTVTYKQDDARLMCLALRRVVGREDEVYERVGMLWVRADQWDVGWIEKWELQTTTLV; encoded by the coding sequence atgtCAACTCGATGTCCACTTTGTACAGAGCTCTCCATCCAACACCTGTTTGAACTGACGAAACAGGAGGTTGACTTTCATGACTTCCCGTCTTCAGCATATTATAAGCATCACAAGAGTTTCAACGACCTTGAACAGTCAGCGCTAAACGGCTGCGACCTTTGTCAGCTAATCATCCACGCCTTCAAACAAAATCCCGTCGAAGAAGACCAATACTTCGGGCTCAGCAGCCAGGATGAGACCATGTCGATGTACGAGAAAGCGAAAAGCCTGGAGCAGTCGGATGTCAAGGTCGCTCTCACCAGCACGTATCCATATCGTGATAATtcatcatcaatcaccatTATGGACACTCTTGCTGTGCAGGTTGGCGGTTTCATGAATATCGACTATGGCGATGACGATGTGATACAGCTTCACTACGAGATACCTGTCATGCCACTGAGGTTGGTGGTACCCCCGGATCAGCCAATAACTCTGAAGAATGTACGGATTGGAATTTCCAAGCTCGACAGCGATCTTGGCTCACAGGAGAACTTTGAGATCGCGAGGTCGTGGTTACAAAAATGTCAGCAATGTCACAGATGCTGCCAGGATAACAAGGTCCCAACTCTTCCGACAAGAGTAGTCGATGTAGGGACTCCAGATAACGACTTCATAACACTCAGAGTTGTCCATTCGCACGGGTCTCAAGCTCCGTTTGTAGCGCTGAGCCACTGCTGGGGCGGGAGAATCGAGCCTGTCCTGACCACCAAAACACTGGATACGTTTACGACATCGCTCCCGTTCGACAGCCTCCCGGCAAACTTCCGAGACGCAATAACAATAACGCGAAAGCTGGGCATACAGTACCTATGGATTGACTCACTCTGCATCATGCAAGATTCCAGACAGGATTGGGAAGTCGAGTCGAAAAAGATGGCTCAGATCTACGGATCCTCTACCTTTACAATATCAGCGTTTGTAGCCGAGCGCAGTACCGCAGGAATTCTCAACCCAGCCCCAACCGCGGGGCCACCACCGATTTCGGTCCCTCTCACGATGCTGTCGGAACAGGGTGAAGCTAGAAAGTTGAAACTGGAATGGAGGCATCCTAATGACCGCGAGGATTTGAGGAGGCTAGATATGGCCTGCGTTCTGAACTCAAGAGGCTGGACATTTCAGGAGTTTCTACTCTCGCGCCGCCACCTTATCTACGGAAGACATCAGATATACTGGAGATGCCGCGCTTGCCAGGAATCGGCTGAGGCTGGCATCCTGCCTGAAGGGGACAAGAGAGCTCACTCGGTCTTTGACGACATAACTGCGGTGCTCGACGCCAGTAACGCCTCCGACCTTTCGGCAAAGTCATTGAAAAGAGAAGACCTCTTCCGGGAGTACTACTCGCTTGTGGGAGAATACTCAAACAGGACCCTCACATTTGGGAGCGACAAGCTTCCAGCCCTGTCCGGCATCACACAAAGACTTCACGCCAGTCTGGGGGCGAGATATCTCGCCGGTCTTTGGAGCAGTGACATTAGGAATGGGCTTCTTTGGAAGGAAGAGACGCAAATTGCCCGCCACGTCCAACCTTATCGAGCGCCGTCATGGTCTTGGGCAGTAACAGACGATACAATTCAGTGGGACGGCTACACGACGGACTACGGGCAAGGTCCATATGATCTGGAGTTGGTCGAAGCCAACGTTGAGCCAAAGAATCCCTCCAATCCTTTTGGTGAAATCATGGACGCTCGTCTAGTCCTGCGGGGCCGTACGAAGAAATTATACCGGAGTGAGCAAGTCTTCCCCAAGTCTTACTTCCCTGGCCCCAACCACGAACCCAGCATAGGTGACGGCTCTTGGGATGAGCCGGTCGACGGGTGCTCCCGAAGGAGAAATCTTGACGTTACCACTGCGCTGCTTTATATCCACGACGTGGATGATGTGGGAGATGATGCTATTCTGTCTGTGTGGAGACAGTATGACTGGGTGGAAGCTACCATTGAAGAAACGGAAATCCAACCGGCGTGTTTTGATCAAAAGAACGAGTATCTGGCACTCCTGGTTAGAATAAGCTCTAAAGAGAACCCGTTCAAAAAAGATGGCACTGTGACATATAAACAGGACGACGCGAGACTCATGTGTCTGGCTCTTCGTCGTGTTGTTGGCAGGGAAGATGAGGTGTATGAGCGGGTGGGAATGCTGTGGGTTCGTGCAGATCAATGGGATGTGGGATGGATTGAGAAGTGGGAATTGCAGACAACCACTCTGGTGTAG
- a CDS encoding hypothetical protein (COG:E; EggNog:ENOG503NW90): MSFNWRRPFRSRDDNDEPTTQDAPALTRVNSAEVSDGSLKYTLEKGGNDSQPSYQEATGAPVESRSPLGYSVGPITIIFLNVSKMIGTGVYSTPSAILRGTGSVGLSMIYWTLGFFTSISTLSVLLEFASYFPNRSGSEVVYLEQAYPRPRWLFPTAFAFLNVVLSFSSGNSIVCAQYLFRINGHTPSPWELKGVAIAAYTVAFLAVVFHTKASYAFSNGIGIVKTLTLIFIAITGLVVLGGNISSIPDPHSNFRNAFDGLPPTPYGLNNALYRIIFSYTGFDNAFNVVNEVKNPIKTLRRNTFISVFLVAVLYNLANVAYFASVPLPDLRAAKEITASLFFTAVFGSSNAVRGLNFLIALSSFGNLVTVLIGSSRMIRECGRQGVLPFPRFWATTRPFGTPIGPYFVKWFMTVIMILAPPAGDAFNFVVDLQVYPSSLFHILVGIGLFIVRYRRKKLGLGRGEFKAWTVVVVFNILVYAYLLVMPWYPPEGGPYAGNVSFWYATYVVTGTGILLGCGIYYYAWIWLLPKLRGYRIRQEVLTLEDGAQSHKVIKVPVEQLAEWDATHDAVGRPLNRTDSHSGDSERIGVSSTAGEKGQDGNVRDVDPEK; the protein is encoded by the exons ATGTCTTTCAACTGGCGTCGACCCTTTCGGTCGCGGGACGACAACGATGAGCCAACGACACAGGATGCGCCGGCACTGACCCGAGTCAACAGCGCCGAGGTGTCAGACGGTAGCCTCAAATACACGCTGGAGAAAGGAGGCAATGACTCCCAGCCGTCATACCAGGAGGCCACAGGAGCCCCAGTGGAGAGTCGCTCGCCGCTGGGGTACTCTGTCGGTCCaatcaccatcatcttcctcaatGTCAGCAAGATGATTGGGACTGGTGTTTACTCTACCC CCTCCGCCATTCTTAGAGGGACTGGCTCAGTCGGGCTGAGCATGATCTACTGGACCCTcggcttcttcacctccatctccaccctctccgtcCTCCTCGAATTCGCCTCCTACTTCCCCAACCGCTCCGGCAGCGAAGTCGTCTACCTCGAGCAAGCCTACCCCCGTCCCCGATGGCTCTTCCCAACAGCcttcgccttcctcaacgTTGTCCTTTCCTTCAGCAGCGGCAACTCTATCGTCTGCGCGCAATACCTCTTCCGAATAAACggccacaccccctccccttggGAACTCAAAGGCGTAGCCATCGCCGCGTACACCGTTGCCTTCCTAGCCGTAGTCTTTCACACCAAAGCCTCCTACGCCTTCTCCAACGGAATCGGCATTGTCaaaaccctcaccctcatcttcatcgccatcacTGGGCTTGTCGTCCTAGGAggcaacatctcctccatccccgaCCCCCACTCCAACTTCCGCAACGCATTTGACGGCCTCCCTCCTACCCCTTACGGCCTAAACAACGCCCTCTACCGCATCATTTTCTCCTACACCGGCTTCGACAACGCCTTCAACGTCGTCAACGAGGTAAAAAATCCCATCAAAACCCTCCGCCGCAACACCTTCATCtccgtcttcctcgtcgccgtcctCTACAACCTCGCCAACGTAGCTTACTTCGCCtccgtccccctccccgacctccGCGCCGCAAAAGAAATCACCGCCTCGTTATTCTTCACCGCAGTCTTTGGCTCCTCAAACGCAGTTCGCGGACTCAacttcctcatcgccctctcctccttcggcAATCTTGTCACCGTCCTCATCGGCTCCTCCCGCATGATCCGCGAATGCGGTCGCCAGGGCGTGTTGCCGTTTCCTAGATTCTGGGCGACCACACGACCGTTCGGTACACCGATCGGGCCTTACTTTGTGAAGTGGTTCATGACAGTGATCATGATCTTGGCCCCGCCGGCAGGGGACGCGTTCAATTTCGTGGTTGACTTGCAGGTTTACCCTTCTTCGCTGTTTCACATCTTGGTTGGCATAGGACTTTTCATCGTCCGATacaggaggaagaagctcgggttgggaaggggcgAGTTTAAAGCGTGGACtgtagtggtggtgtttaATATCCTGGTGTATGCGTATTTGCTTGTGATGCCTTGGTACCCTCCCGAGGGCGGACCATACGCGGGAAATGTGAGCTTTTGGTATGCGACTTATGTTGTTACGGGGACTGGGAT TTTGCTCGGTTGCGGCATCTACTACTACGCCTGGATCTGGCTCCTCCCCAAGTTGAGAGGGTACCGCATCCGGCAGGAGGTTCTGACGCTGGAAGACGGAGCGCAAAGTCACAAGGTGATCAAAGTACCTGTCGAACAACTGGCAGAGTGGGACGCCACTCACGATGCTGTTGGAAGACCGCTCAACAGGACAGACAGCCACTCTGGCGACTCCGAACGGATCGGTGTATCAAGCACAGCAGGAGAAAAGGGCCAAGATGGCAATGTGAGGGATGTAGATCCTGAGAAGTAA
- a CDS encoding hypothetical protein (COG:O; EggNog:ENOG503NZ56; MEROPS:MER0093133), which translates to MCKRWSSCTFDSSRAPTSPPPPSFSSPSLFPRYRLSFYSQHIMKPPTITTTLLSLLPFTLSHPPPPTPHPSQSRPRPLQPLPPAAPPPPRLRPLPQLLSHPSPPLGTFGQRYWYSTEWYSGPGAPIILFNPGEQDASNFDEAYLSNQRLPGRIAQAVGGAVVVVEHRYYGESSPFEELTEENLRHLTLENALRDMQYFAREWDVLKEAGNGTGKGGPAWIYTGGSYAGSLATWLSRLEEKEGEEGKERAFFAYYGSSAVVEAIGDFWQYFVPVLEAMPKNCTRDVERVVVFADGVLGGGTEGEKEGLKEKFGLGGLEDEDFAAELTWGLASLQTTQFYSEKNIGYSPFYRFCDYVEGMYPVDPNATVPGEDGVGLEKALEGYARYIKEDVVPGFCAKSGYPEWQDENSTLCLQNMNASSLAFTDLSVKNWGNRQWWWLLCNEPFEWWQSAPPLSSSYPRVISEYVTAEYWASLCPRFFPNTTYTLAEGKTAGDVNVRTGGWDLTSNVTRTMNTNGQYDPWRDATLSSTFRPGGLVTEMEKDGLQVRLVKGGTHCSDLVGLNWEANAELDGLVDGVVDQLAWWIGQYHSDAYDRIRNTTRK; encoded by the exons ATGTGTAAAAGGTGGTCAAGCTGCACCTTTGATAGTTCCCGAGCtcccacatcaccaccaccgccttcttTCTCCAGTCCCTCTCTTTTCCCTCGCTATCGTCTCTCCTTCTATTCTCAACACATAATGAAACCCCCAACTATCACCActaccctcctctccctcctccccttcaccctctcccaccctccaccccccacccctcatccctcccaaaGTCGACCTAGGCCCCtacaacccctcccacccgccgctcctcccccaccacggCTCAGGCCTCTTCCCcagctcctctcccacccctccccccccctcggcACATTCGGCCAACGATACTGGTACTCAACAGAATGGTACTCCGGCCCAGGCGCCCCaatcatcctcttcaaccccggCGAACAAGACGCCTCCAACTTTGACGAAGCCTACCTCTCCAACCAGCGGTTGCCAGGCCGCATAGCACAAGCCGTCGGGGGTgccgtcgtggtggtggaacaTCGCTATTACGGGGAGTCATCCCCCTTTGAAGAGCTAACAGAGGAGAACTTGCGGCATTTGACGCTGGAGAATGCGCTGAGGGATATGCAGTATTTTGCGAGGGAGTGGGATGTCCTGAAAGAGGCCGGGAATGGGACGGGGAAAGGGGGGCCGGCGTGGATTTATACTGGGGGGAGTTATGCGGGGAGTTTGGCGACTTGGCTGAGTAGAttggaggagaaagaaggggaggaggggaaggagagggcgttTTTTGCTTATTATGGGAGTAGTGCTGTTGTGGAGGCTATTGGGGATTTTTGGCAGTATTTTGTTCCGGTTTTGGAGGCTATGCCGAAGAATTGTACGAGGGatgtggagagggtggtggtgtttgcggatggggttttggggggtgggacggagggggagaaggagggacTGAAGGAAaagtttgggttgggggggttggaggatgaggattttGCTGC GGAGTTGACTTGGGGTTTGGCGTCGTTGCAGACGACGCAGTTTTACTCGGAGAAAAATATAGGGTACTCGCCGTTTTATCGGTTTTGCGATTATGTCGAGGGGATGTATCCAGTGGACCCCAATGCAACCGTTCCTGGAGAGGACGGGGTTGGGCTTgagaaggcgttggaggggtATGCGAGGTACATCAAGGAGGATGTCGTTCCTGGTT TCTGTGCCAAGTCCGGCTACCCTGAATGGCAAGATGAAAACAGCACCCTCTGCCTCCAAAACATGAACGCTTCCTCTCTGGCCTTCACCGACTTGTCAGTAAAGAACTGGGGAAACAGAcaatggtggtggcttctCTGCAACGAACCCTTTGAGTGGTGGCAAAGCGCACCGCCACTGTCATCGTCCTACCCAAGAGTCATCTCCGAGTACGTGACAGCAGAGTACTGGGCTTCCCTGTGCCCGCGATTCTTTCCAAACACGACCTATACCTTGGCGGAAGGCAAGACAGCGGGCGATGTCAACGTCAGAACAGGTGGCTGGGACTTGACGTCGAACGTGACGAGAACGATGAATACAAATGGGCAGTATGATCCATGGAGGGATGCGACGCTGAGCAGCACGTTCCGACCTGGTGGTCTAGTGACCGAAATGGAAAAGGATGGGCTgcaggtgaggttggtgaaagGGGGGACTCACTGCAGCGACTTGGTTGGGCTGAACTGGGAAGCGAACGCCGAGCTGGATGGGTTagtggatggggttgttgaccAGCTGGCATGGTGGATAGGGCAATATCACAGTGATGCCTACGACAGAATCAGAAACACGACGCGGAAATAA